In one window of Brassica rapa cultivar Chiifu-401-42 chromosome A07, CAAS_Brap_v3.01, whole genome shotgun sequence DNA:
- the LOC103829622 gene encoding thiosulfate sulfurtransferase 18: MLCSPGYLLSSALFLTLSSFLFFSFFFVIEKMVPSKPEEVVTVDVSQAKTLLQSDHQYLDVRTEEEFRRGHCVAPKILNVPYMLSTPQGRVKNPNFLDQVSSLLSPTDDILVGCQSGARSLNATSELVAAGYKKVRNIGGGYLAWVDQSFPINKEQQQSAN; the protein is encoded by the exons ATGCTCTGCTCTCCGGGTTATTTATTATCATCAGCTCTCTTCCTAACGCTttcatcttttcttttcttctcttttttttttgttattgagaAGATGGTTCCATCAAAGCCAGAAGAAGTTGTTACTGTTGATGTGAGCCAAGCCAAGACTCTCCTCCAGTCCGACCATCAATATCTTGATGTTAG GACCGAGGAAGAGTTCAGGAGAGGCCATTGTGTGGCACCTAAGATCCTCAACGTTCCCTACATGCTCAGCACACCTCAAG GGAGAGTGAAGAATCCAAATTTTTTGGATCAAGTATCTTCTCTTCTCAGCCCAACTGATGATATCCTTGTG GGTTGTCAGAGTGGAGCCAGATCCTTAAATGCCACAAGTGAGCTTGTTGCTGCA GGTTACAAGAAAGTGAGAAACATAGGAGGTGGGTACTTGGCTTGGGTGGATCAGAGCTTTCCCATCAACAAGGAGCAGCAGCAATCTGCAAACTAA
- the LOC103829623 gene encoding receptor homology region, transmembrane domain- and RING domain-containing protein 1, with the protein MRDVIVCLLAAPFLLQLSTATVVLNSISASFPHLPAKFDGSVPRNGICGALFVANPLDGCSPLLPSSNSSQQRTTKFALIIRGGCSFEDKLLHAQTSGFFQAVIVYDNLDNEDLLIMKVNTKEITVSAVFVSNVAGEILSKYARGREGECCIYPPTKGTAWTVLAISFFSLLLIITFLLLAFFAPRHWTQWRGRHSNRTVSLDPKLVRTLPTSTFSDSFRGGDTCAICLEDYRFGDSLRLLPCQHAFHLSCIDSWLTKWGTSCPVCKHDIRTQTMSSEAHKRDSPRTGTSTGRFTSAQSSQSL; encoded by the exons ATGAGAGATGTTATTGTATGTCTACTCGCAGCTCCTTTCCTCCTACAACTATCAACTGCCACCGTCGTACTCAATTCTATCTCCGCCTCTTTTCCTCATCTCCCCGCCAAATTCG ACGGCTCCGTCCCCAGAAACGGAATATGCGGAGCTCTCTTCGTCGCAAATCCCCTCGACGGTTGCTCTCCTCTTCTCCCCTCATCTAACAGTTCTCAACAGAGAACTACTAAGTTCGCTCTTATCATCCGTGGCGGATGCTCTTTCGAGGATAAGCTTCTCCACGCCCAAACCTCCGGTTTTTTTCAAGCCGTGATTGTCTATGACAACTTAGACAACGAAGATCTCCTCATTA TGAAGGTGAACACCAAGGAGATTACAGTTTCTGCAGTCTTTGTTTCAAACGTTGCTGGCGAGATCTTAAGCAAGTACGCCAGAGGACGAGAGGGTGAATGCTGCATTTATCCCCCTACCAAGGGGACTGCTTGGACTGTCCTCgccatctctttcttctctctcctACTCATCATTACTTTCCTCTTGCTTGCCTTCTTTGCTCCCAGGCACTGGACTCAGTGGCGCGGTAGGCACAGCAACCGGACCGTGTCACTAGATCCGAAGCTGGTCCGCACGCTCCCCACCTCCACTTTCTCTGATTCTTTTCGTGGAGGGGATACGTGTGCTATATGCCTCGAGGATTATAGATTTGGAGACTCTCTTAGATTACTTCCCTGCCAACATG CTTTTCACTTGAGTTGCATCGACTCCTGGTTGACAAAATGGGGTACATCCTGTCCGGTGTGCAAGCATGATATAAGAACCCAGACTATGTCTTCCGAG GCACATAAACGAGATAGTCCAAGAACAGGTACAAGTACGGGTAGATTTACCTCTGCTCAATCCAGTCAAAGCCTTTAA
- the LOC103829625 gene encoding heme oxygenase 1, chloroplastic: MAYSAPISPSLSFFKNPQLTRLSFPFSPLYSRPRVQNPSLLTKNKTWSSSVVVAATAAEKQKKRYPGESKGFVEEMRFVAMRLHTKEQAKEGEKETKSPEERPVAKWEPTVEGYLRFLVDSKLVYDTLEGIIHQSTFPTYAEFKNTGLERAEKLDTDLKWFKEQGYEIPEPTDTGKKYSQYLKDLADKDPPSFICHFYNIYFAHSAGGRMIGRKVAERILDNRELEFYKWDGDLSGLLQNVREKLNKVAEEWTREEKNHCLEETEKSFKYSGEILRLILS; the protein is encoded by the exons ATGGCTTACTCAGCTCCCATATCTCCATCCCTATCCTTCTTCAAAAACCCCCAACTCACCAGACTCTCGTTCCCTTTCTCCCCACTTTACTCTCGCCCTAGGGTTCAGAATCCAAGTCTGCTCACGAAGAACAAGACGTGGTCGTCGTCCGTGGTGGTGGCGGCGACGGCGGCggagaagcagaagaagagaTACCCTGGAGAATCGAAAGGGTTTGTGGAGGAGATGAGGTTTGTGGCGATGAGACTTCACACGAAGGAGCAGGCCAAGGAAGGTGAGAAAGAGACAAAATCTCCCGAGGAACGTCCTGTCGCTAAATGGGAACCGACTGTTGAAGGTTACTTGAGGTTTTTGGTGGATAGCAAGTTGGTTTACGACACGCTTGAAGGGATTATTCATCAGTCCACTTTCCCAACTt ATGCGGAATTCAAGAACACTGGGCTGGAAAGGGCAGAGAAATTGGACACTGATCTGAAGTGGTTCAAAGAACAAGGCTACGAGATTCCAGAACCAACTGATACTGGTAAAAAATATTCTCAGTATTTAAAGGATTTAGCAGACAAGGATCCTCCATCATTCATTTGTCACTTCTACAACATCTACTTCGCCCACAGCGCTGGTGGTCGAATGATTGGAAGAaag gtagCGGAAAGGATTCTGGACAATAGAGAACTCGAGTTTTACAAATGGGACGGCGACCTTTCCGGATTGTTGCAGAACGTGAGGGAAAAACTGAACAAAGTTGCAGAGGAGTGGACgagagaagagaagaatcaTTGTTTGGAAGAGACCGAGAAATCGTTCAAGTATTCTGGTGAGATACTTCGTCTCATATTGTCCTGA